The sequence TCGCCACTTATCATCCTAGCAAGCTCTATAATTTTCTCCTCTTCATTTAATTCATAAACAACAGATATGCCATCTTTTTTCTTAATTACAAAATGAGAATTTGCCCTTGAACCTAGTTGAGGAAGATGGGAAATTGCAAAAATTTGATAGTATTTTGAAATTCTAACAAGCACATCTGCTATACTCATAGCCTCTTTCCCACTCAAATTTGCATCAATCTCATCAAGTATGATAACGCCATTACCAAAGCCTGTTATATCTGCACTACTAGCTATAAAAGCAAGTCTTAATCTATTTAATTCACCTGAACTTAGTTTTTTTAATTCGGTATTATTTATATGAAACTCAATACTATCTTTACCTAGATTATCAATATCTTTTTTTGAAAAAACTATATTAATATTTTCCATATATAGATCTTTTAAGTATCCATTGATGGAATTTTGAAGCAACTCTTTTACGCTTTTTCTTGAATTAGTAATTAAATTTGATATTTCATTTAAACTTTTTTCAAGCTCTTTATATTTATGTTCTAGCTCCTCTTTTGTAAATTCTATATTCTCATAACCCTCAAGCTCTTTTTTTCTAATTTCAAGGGCTTCAAGAGCATTTTTAATACTTCCATATTTCCTATCTAAATAGCTTAAGCTTTCAATTCTGTTTAAAATATCTTCAATGTCAATCTCGCTTAACTCTTCCATATTTAGACTATCTTTTTTAAACCTAAGCTCATTCATAGTTTCTTCAAAAAAAGAGCTATCAATTCCACTTATATTTAATGCTTCAACTACTTTTGACTCAAGGTCAAAAACCACATCTGCCATTTGCCAAGCTTCATTTATCTTATCAGCCTTACTTAATTTTTTCTTTATCTCCATAAGTTCTTCAAATTCACCTACTTTAGGTGAAATTTCTTCTATTTTACTTATCTCAAATTTAGCAAATTCCTTTAATTCTATAAGCTTTAATTCATCTTCTTTTATCTTGTTTAGCTCTTTTTTTATTTCTGTAAATTCTTTGAAATTTAATCTTAATTTTTCTAAATTTGATTTATGCTTTTTATCTTTTTTTGTAGCCAATGTATCAAGCAGGTTTAAAAGTTTTTCATTTTCAAACTCATCAACATTTCTAACAGTTAAATATCTTATATGTTGTGAAGTTATTGTATTTAGATTTTTTTTAGATATAAACTCGCTATTTATAAAGTATCTAACACTTTTTTCTCTAACCATCTTAAAGCTATTTATATCTTCACTTGTTATTCCAAATTCACTCATATCAAAATCAAAATCAACATCAGCCTCAAGCAACCTAGCCTCGCTTTCACTAAGCCCAAAAACTGCTAAAATAGCACTCATTAAAACAGACTTTCCAGCACCACTAACACCAGTAAAAACGCTAAGTCCTTTTTTGAACTTAAGTTCAGCCTCTTTAAAGCTTAAATGATCTTTAATATAAAGCTTAGTTATCAAATTATATCTCCTTTTTTAGAACCCCAGCGAAGTTTATCGTTTAAAACTTTAAAATAATCTCTATTTAAGTGCCTTATCAAATTTGCCCTTGTCTTGCCAAGTTTTATAATTATCTCATCAAAATCACTCATATTAAAAAAATCTTGTCCATCTATAACTATGTGAATTTTACTATCTTTTTTACTTTTAAAACTAATTTCATACTCCATAGGAAGTACTAGCGGTCTTTGTGTTAAACTATGTGGCGCTATTGGAGTAATTACATAAACTTTGCTTAAAGGATATATTATAGGACCATTTGCGCTTAAATTATATGCAGTTGAGCCAGCAGGAGAGCTTACTATTATCCCATCTCCAAAAAATGTATTAAAATATTTTTGGTTTAAATATGCATCTATATCACTCATAGAAAGAAAGCTATCTCTGCTTAAAACAACATCATTAAAGGCTATTTTTTTAATATCTTTTTGACCTTTTTTCCTAAAAACAGCTTCAAGCATATATGGTCTTTCAATTTCATAATTCCCTTTAAAAAAATCATCAAAAAAAACAGACATTTCATCTAGCTTAATATCAGTTAAAAAACCTAAATTTCCATCATATATACCTAGAACAAATATATTTTTTTTAGCCACTTCCCTACAAGTTGATATAAGTGTTCCATCGCCACCTAGGCTTATTATTAAATTAGTTTTTTTACAGATACTATCTAGGCTTAAATCTTTGCTATTTAACAAAACTTCAATATTATATTTTTTAAAAAAACTTATAATCTTATCAACACTGCTATTATTTTTAGCAACCAGTCCAATTGCCCTTAAATTATTGTGAATTTCAATATTTTCTTCTAACATAATTGATATTTTATTAAAAATTAGCTTTATAAAAGCAAAATTTTACTATAATGTCCATTTACAATACACAAAAGGAAGAAAATTGCGAAGTCATTACTGCACAGATTTAAGTAAAGATAATATTGGAGAAATCGTTGAGGTTTGCGGCTGGGTGAACTCTTACCGTGACCATGGTGGTGTTATTTTTATAGATTTAAGAGATAGAAGTGGTTTGGTTCAGCTTGTCTGTGATCCAGATGATTCAAAACAGGCTTATGATACAGCAAACACTGTTAGAAACGAGTTTGTTTTAAAAGCTAAAGGTAAAGTTAGAGCAAGAGGTGAAGGACTAACCAATCCAAAGCTCAAAACCGGAGAAATAGAGATAGTCATAAGTGAATTAATAGTTGAAAACCCAAGCAAACCATTGCCATTTGTTATAGGCGATAAAGATGTTGGAGAAGAAACTCGTTTAAAATATAGATTTTTAGATCTAAGGAACGAAAAAGCTTATGAGAGATTTGCAATGCGTTCAAGAGCAGCTATAGCTTGTAGAAACACATTAGAAAAATTAAATTTCTTAGAGGTAGAAACTCCAATATTAACAAGAGCAACACCTGAAGGAGCAAGAGACTACTTAGTTCCAAGTCGTGTAAATAATGGTCTGTTTTATGCACTTCCTCAAAGCCCTCAACTCTTTAAACAACTTTTAATGTGTAGTGGGTTTGATAGATATTTTCAAATTGCAAAGTGTTTTAGAGACGAGGATTTAAGAGCTGATAGGCAACCTGAGTTTACTCAAATAGATATTGAGATGAGTTTTTGTACTCAAGAAGATGTTATGGGCGTTGCCGAAGAGGTATTAAAAGATATATTTAAAGTTTGTGGTTATGATATAAACCCTCCTTTTAGAAGAATGACCTATAAAGAAGCAACAGAAACTTATGGAAGTGATAAACCTGATCTAAGATTTGACCTACCGTTAGTTGATGTGATTGATATATTTGAAAAATCAAATAATGAAATTTTTAGCAATATAGCAAAAGATAAAAAAAGAAATAGAGTAAAAGCTCTTAGGGTTCCAAATGGTGATAATATCTTTTCAAAAAGACAGATGAAAAGTTTTGAAGACTATGTTAGAAAATTTGGAGCACAAGGTCTTGCTTTTATTCAATACAAAGAAGATGGGCTAAAAGGGCCTCTACTTAAATTTTTTGAAGAAAAAGATATTGATGAACTTGTAAAAAGAACAAGGCTTGAAGTTGGTGATGTTTTATTCTTTGGTGCTGGTGCTAAAAAAGTTGTTCTTGATTATATGGGTAGATTTAGAATATTTT is a genomic window of Campylobacter blaseri containing:
- a CDS encoding AAA family ATPase — protein: MITKLYIKDHLSFKEAELKFKKGLSVFTGVSGAGKSVLMSAILAVFGLSESEARLLEADVDFDFDMSEFGITSEDINSFKMVREKSVRYFINSEFISKKNLNTITSQHIRYLTVRNVDEFENEKLLNLLDTLATKKDKKHKSNLEKLRLNFKEFTEIKKELNKIKEDELKLIELKEFAKFEISKIEEISPKVGEFEELMEIKKKLSKADKINEAWQMADVVFDLESKVVEALNISGIDSSFFEETMNELRFKKDSLNMEELSEIDIEDILNRIESLSYLDRKYGSIKNALEALEIRKKELEGYENIEFTKEELEHKYKELEKSLNEISNLITNSRKSVKELLQNSINGYLKDLYMENINIVFSKKDIDNLGKDSIEFHINNTELKKLSSGELNRLRLAFIASSADITGFGNGVIILDEIDANLSGKEAMSIADVLVRISKYYQIFAISHLPQLGSRANSHFVIKKKDGISVVYELNEEEKIIELARMISGETITNEAIEFAKKLKNI
- a CDS encoding NAD(+) kinase; translated protein: MLEENIEIHNNLRAIGLVAKNNSSVDKIISFFKKYNIEVLLNSKDLSLDSICKKTNLIISLGGDGTLISTCREVAKKNIFVLGIYDGNLGFLTDIKLDEMSVFFDDFFKGNYEIERPYMLEAVFRKKGQKDIKKIAFNDVVLSRDSFLSMSDIDAYLNQKYFNTFFGDGIIVSSPAGSTAYNLSANGPIIYPLSKVYVITPIAPHSLTQRPLVLPMEYEISFKSKKDSKIHIVIDGQDFFNMSDFDEIIIKLGKTRANLIRHLNRDYFKVLNDKLRWGSKKGDII
- the aspS gene encoding aspartate--tRNA ligase: MRSHYCTDLSKDNIGEIVEVCGWVNSYRDHGGVIFIDLRDRSGLVQLVCDPDDSKQAYDTANTVRNEFVLKAKGKVRARGEGLTNPKLKTGEIEIVISELIVENPSKPLPFVIGDKDVGEETRLKYRFLDLRNEKAYERFAMRSRAAIACRNTLEKLNFLEVETPILTRATPEGARDYLVPSRVNNGLFYALPQSPQLFKQLLMCSGFDRYFQIAKCFRDEDLRADRQPEFTQIDIEMSFCTQEDVMGVAEEVLKDIFKVCGYDINPPFRRMTYKEATETYGSDKPDLRFDLPLVDVIDIFEKSNNEIFSNIAKDKKRNRVKALRVPNGDNIFSKRQMKSFEDYVRKFGAQGLAFIQYKEDGLKGPLLKFFEEKDIDELVKRTRLEVGDVLFFGAGAKKVVLDYMGRFRIFLANEMDIIDKDRLEFLWVVDFPMFEENDDGSFSAMHHPFTMPNNIDDDIEDITSVAYDVVLNGIELGGGSIRIHKNDIQQKVFEKLGIDEDEQREKFGFLLDALSFGAPPHGGIAIGFDRLMMLVTKSSSIRDIIAFPKTQRAQCPLTKAPNIASDEQLRELGIRLIKKDRK